The sequence below is a genomic window from Lolium perenne isolate Kyuss_39 chromosome 4, Kyuss_2.0, whole genome shotgun sequence.
gattgaaaatcagacgccccttttctatcgccgcttggatgtgctgacgccacaccctgcagtcgttggtggcatgggagagcgagttatgccatttgcagtatggctttccattcagctcttgcaccgtggggaatttgagaccttcaggaatcgtcaactgcttctccttgagcaggaggtcgaagatttgctcagttttggtcacatcaaaatcaaacccccggggcaggcctggtggctttacccatttgcaggacacgggggttcctccccgagtccattcagccactgctaccttttgatctcccgcagaaacttcgtcttcctctgcatcgaccaggactactgcacgcttgaatttgtcctggtataggtccgggtggcgctgttcatatgccgacaatttctgaaccatgtgcgccagtgagggatagtctgcttgggaggccatgtccttgagcggtgttgcgaggcccgctactgccaactcgactgcttccttttcagttatacgaaccgaataacatcggttcctaagattcctgaagcgctggatgtattctgtcacagtttctccacgcttctgacgtaattgtgctagatcggcaatgccggactcggaagcctctgaatggtactacatatggaactgttcttccaactgcttccaagtccggatcgagtctggtggcaacgaggtgtaccacccgaaagccgatcccgtgagggactgtgagaagagcctcacgcgtagttgatccgacactgaggccggtcctagttgtgccaaatatcggcctacgtgctcgatggagctggaaccatctgatccactgaatttggagaaatcagggagccgatatttaggtggtagcgggatcatctcgtagtcgtcggggtacggcttggaatagccgattgccctccttttcggcaccatgccgaactgatctctcgcatggtaccgatctgatccgccgtgctggctgcaggagttgaactacgaagattcgccggggtggcgtacttagccagccatgtttgcttttccagctctgagccaactgcaggagctgagctctggaggttcgtcggggtggcgtacttagtaagccacgtctgcttctcaagatctgttgctgacgtccctcctgttttcccagaagtccctgatgttgtggcctggtttgtgagcgcccagttaccacaatctggcacatacgtgcacgtgtacccgtgagggatctccttaggcgcctcaggcaagaactggtagtcactagggtcaccaccgatcttgtagacgacgaatgccggtgaagtcggcacttctggtgctgccaacgcaaatggcagcggtggacgggactggagtggcaactctccttgatgcgtcccgagagctggtcccgacggcgagtacggtgcctcatgatctcctggatcacgcgcgacacgctccaacgtgttgaccaggttctcagagtggcggtgtagcgagtgagccaccaagtagttgatctccccgCCGCAGGAcccggtgcgttcttccgacggggcagagaggtcgatcccatctagtgcaccattaggcgagaaccccttccacctgatgccatgtgaacgggttctgtggaaagagccgatgaggtcggcttcgaggatgactttgatctcgtcatacttcttcttgagctcgtcggtcagatcctcgtacgtgactggcgtgccgtccgccatctcagatgtagatggcgatgtggttgatgtagaagcttgtcccaccgggcgtgccagaatgtgttgctgccaaaacccaccggcgggcagcgacgggcaacacagtagagccgggaacaacctagggctgcggctggccgaggtccctccgagcgacggcccgcaaagccttctggtacacacgtccgatgctgatgcaagggcgtgccacctgacctataccgggtcaggaaggtgatggagatgcctcgcttagtttcctgcatggcatacacgtaaacattaaatacgagcctcgatcggctctcaggttatcctgtgaatcggctcagggagccgatccacccatgattcgtacgaggtgcacgaatatatggtggtcctgcttgatcaagataaagctaatgagatccacgacgatttagggttttcaccgcataatcggatcatcctactcaggattgggcctcgcggccacgcacgttgatcataagccgatcctagacaaggcctaaaaaccaacacgaggttgatccccggaacatcctgtctaggactagcgaatgacaccctacgtgccgctggatcctccagccctttgtaaggcctaactattgcagatattaaactaatccttgatgaacaaggagcaaccgtaacggatcagatctactaaataatgaccaagcggggtgccgcccccacacctaagataggtgtgagggcggctagacatgtaagggttgcactacgatagcatgttatacgaagaactatgctaaccctaatacatctatgataactacgttgctcgccatcaaaaaggcttcagtacgagcaacgcatgaacaacataaagcttgtgctgcctagatcgcaagatgcgatctaggcagcatgttgcttaccggtagaaaccctcgagacgaaggagttggcgatgcgccgagattgatttgttggttgaacgttggttgttgtttatttcataaaccctagatacatatttatagtccaggggactttctaacgtgggaataatcccaaccgtgcacgaggctaattctaactaaaacgacacgtaatctactatattacagatacacgggccaactagcccatattttgcatataaaggccgatccacatatttcttccatgtatatccttcaaatccatcttgatcgcggcccacctctgactcggtcaaattctggtgataacaccgtgAGACTAAAATTATCGCATGAACTCCATGTAATTTTTCAGTTTTATACCTACTAGTGTGCATGGGTATGAGATTCTACATGGGTGTGGGAGTCCCAGCCTTATCCAACTGCCGCGAGTGTGCCAAGATATGTGCAAGAAACTTTGCACAAATGACTTGTATATTGTACATCTTCGCACCCCAATAGGGATCAAAGTGTACATGTACACTTCGTCCTTCCCATCCTCACATCTCTTCAACCGAGCCGACCGCCTCCCCTCTCCCcctcttcacctcctccttaccTCAACCGGCCACCGGAATTGATCCTAGCTAGGTCCCAAGACTCTTCTACCAGCATGCCATCGACACGGTCTAGCATAGCAGAGCCCCCCTCCACTACTCCAAGCTTGAGGTGATGACCCCTTGGTGGCTCTGATATGGATCCGGGTGGAGCGGTCCCCCTTCCACTGAACGACGAGCTCGCCGTTCATGTCCATCGTCGGTTACCTCGGCCATgatcttttttttttggatttgaaTCCTATTGGATTTGATATGTTTCTTCGAAATTTCGTTTTTTTAAGAAATATGTATATGGAATTTTATGTGATTCTTGTATTAACTTATGTAAATCTTCTTAATATGTATGGATCTGTGAATATATCCGAATCATCTTTCCTGTACCTAGAGATAGTTCCCGATAATATGAAGTGGACACAATATTGTTTGTAATATTGTTGGCCAAAATCTAGCCATGAACACGATATTTTTGCACAATAATCTGTTCATGGTCAAATGCATGGTGTTCATGAATGAAATAGGGATGGAACGGGGATCTTGTTGTAAGTCGTCAGGTGTTTTCATAATGAATAGGAAAACATACTTGAGGGGTTCTTTGCAATGCATAGAGCTGGTTGCACGAATCTCGAGGCATATATGGATGCCCAGGATAAGCCTATGATGCCTGCATATATGTAGAATTAGATTTTCGTCTGAACCGGTTTGTTAGATATGGATGATAGTTTTATCCACGGATGCGGGTATCCACATATATCTGACCCGTTGGGAACAGGTATGTAGGGATGGTTTTGCCCACGGATTTAATGAAACAGATATCCGCTAACTCATGTGGTAGGCATGGGAAGAAGTTTCCCCCTTGGATATCCAATGGATATCCTACTGGCTATGGGACCCACGTATCAGTGAGACATGGGCTTTGATAATTATGTATTTTTTTGGTGTGATTATGTGAGATTTAGCATACTTTAACTACTGTGGTTGATTTTTTTTAGCTTTCTATGCACTTCACATATAATTATTGTTAAACATTGCTGCTAAAATGTTGCTATAATGCTGATATGTTGCTGTAGCAGTGTAATGTTGCTGAAATTGCTGCCGAAATGTTGCTATAGTGCTGAAATATATGTTGCCGAGATTAAATGGTGCCGAAATATTGTTGTATTGCTATGCTGAAATGTTGTTACGCCGATTAACATAGTCCCTAAACCCATGGATATCAATGGATACTCGGATGTTCGATGGGTTTTGGATTTAGAGGGGCATCCATATCCATCAATATCTTCGTGAGGTGCTCCAGACCGTTCCACCGCCATCCTTTTTAGTGCTAAAAgttgaaaacttgttgttgttggaTTCTTATGCTCTTGGGTGGAAATGACTTTTGCTGAGTGATAACCAGCGATTGAATCGGTTGATGATTTAATCTGTCGTTATTCTCCAAAGGGGAAATCGTCACTGTTACACAGTCACACGCCGCTCGCGCTCACGTCCACCTATATAAACACGACCACCGCACCACGGTCCGAACTCAGCCAGCCAGCACACGCGCGCGTCTCTGCTCCTCGTCCTCCTTCAGAGCCCGGCCCGGCTCGGCTCGTCGGGTGGGACGTCAGAGATGCTGCTGCACAGGCACAAGTTCCCGCTCCTCTGCTGCGGCTGCGGAGGAGCCGGCGGCGGCGTCGTTGCCAGCGGCGTGGCCGCCCGAGGAGCAGCCCACGTCGACGACGACGCCGCAAAGAACGCCGGCAAGGGCGCGAGGCAGCTGTCGTGGGCGCAGGTGGAGGCCATGACGGCCGGCTTCACGTCGGCCGTGGTCGGCGAGGGCGGCTTCAGCACCGTCTACCTCGCGCGCCTCTCTGCCGGCGGCTCCAAGCCCCAGCTGGCCGCCGTCAAGCTCCACCGCAGCTGCAGCGAGCGCCTGCGCCGCGCCTTCAGGCAGGAGCTGGACGCGCTGCTCCGCGTCCGCCACCCGCACATCGTGCGCCTGCTCGCCTTCTGCGACCAGCGCGACGAGGGCGTGCTCGTGCTCGAGTTCGCGCCCAACGGCAACCTGCACGACAACCTGCACGCTTGTGAAGGCAAGCAGGTCATACCGATGCCGTGGGCTCGGCGGGTGGCGGTGGCGCTGCAGGTGGCCCGCGCGCTGGAGTACCTCCACGACCGGTGCGAGCCGCAGGTGGTGCACGGCGACGTGAAGGCCTCCAACGTGCTGCTGGACGCCGCCATGGGCGCCAGGCTCTGCGACTTCGGGTCGGCGCGCGCCGGGTTCTCGGCGGCCGCGCCCGTCCGCCCGCCGCGCACCGTGCTGGGGTCGCCCGGGTACGTGGACCCGCACTACCTCCGCTCCGGCGTGCTCACCAGGAAGAGCGACGTGTACAGCTTCGGCGTGCTGCTCCTCGAGCTGCTCACCGGCACGCAGCCGTTCCACGATGGCCGGCTGCTGACTTCCGCCGTCGTGCCGATGATCAAGGCCGGCTCGTGCGACGTGGATAAGCTCGTTGACCAGAGGTTGGGGTGCATGTTCGACGCCGCCCAGGCAGCCACCATCGCCTCGTTGTCGGCAGAGTGTGTCATGGAGAACCCGACACTCCGGCCTTCCATGGCAGATGTGGTCCGGGCACTGGAACAGACCTCGGTGGCGCGCCGGTAGATGATCGACGGCAAAGGCAAGGCCGTGAGACGTGCTCGACAAGAGGAAGTAGAGTGGACTCGCACGATGGATGCTTAGATCCGACGTGGAGGGCACTGTGACCGTAGGATGCGGGCGAGAGATGCTGTGTCGTGGAACGAACAAATTGCGAAGCAATTGGGTTGGTGAGGAGCAAGCGCCCGTGGTGGAGCGTACCAACAGAACAAAGCAAATAAAAATGGTTGGTCTGGATAGGGACCTGAGAAGAGGAGAATAACATTAAGCTCTAGGATTAAATTTTTGTGCagatttctttctgtttctttttctaatCTCGTGGTGATCATGAGATCTTGTACCTAATGTAGAGTAGTGGTGATCATTTCTCAATAAAACATTGGTTCCAACTTCcatgaaaaaaggaaaaaaaatacaCATATACAGCTCCACTTGTACTACACATGACCTAACAACATGTCATAAATAAGCTAATTTTGTTCTGACGAACATACCGTGATCTCC
It includes:
- the LOC127297532 gene encoding salt tolerance receptor-like cytoplasmic kinase 1; the encoded protein is MLLHRHKFPLLCCGCGGAGGGVVASGVAARGAAHVDDDAAKNAGKGARQLSWAQVEAMTAGFTSAVVGEGGFSTVYLARLSAGGSKPQLAAVKLHRSCSERLRRAFRQELDALLRVRHPHIVRLLAFCDQRDEGVLVLEFAPNGNLHDNLHACEGKQVIPMPWARRVAVALQVARALEYLHDRCEPQVVHGDVKASNVLLDAAMGARLCDFGSARAGFSAAAPVRPPRTVLGSPGYVDPHYLRSGVLTRKSDVYSFGVLLLELLTGTQPFHDGRLLTSAVVPMIKAGSCDVDKLVDQRLGCMFDAAQAATIASLSAECVMENPTLRPSMADVVRALEQTSVARR